In Nocardioides marinus, one DNA window encodes the following:
- a CDS encoding glycoside hydrolase family 15 protein, with protein MALRIEDYALIGDRRGAGLVGTNGSIDWLCLPRFDSPACLAALLGTEEHGFWQFEPVGDYAVERRYVGDSAVLETTFRTEDGEATLTDLMPHTAGRADVVRVLWGVKGRVRFTHTWRVRMDYGHVRPWVRRAEAGGEPVITAIAGPDTLVLRGPDLPVAVDHTHQGEVEVEEGHELRFSMTWIPSHRSLEDLAAHEDVINKTVEADEGWVDACRDDLPHLEVVKRSLLTLRLMTHEETGGIVAAPTTSLPECFGGTRNWDYRYCWLRDAALTLGALIEAGFTDEATLWRDWLLRAVAGDPEDLQIMYGVDGARRLPEIELDHLPGYEGSTPVRVGNDAVGQLQHDVFGEVMDALARVREHATDPDGNAWSLQRALVGSLLEHWEEPDRGIWEIRGEPQHFTHSKAMAWVAVDRAVRAVETYGLEGDVERWREVRDRVRAEVLEHGYDEERGTFVQHYGSSEVDASLLQLAAFGFIEGDDPRMLGTIRAIEEDLMRDGLVLRYRTSSGVDGIECDEHPFLACSFWLVSAYAAAGRVDDAHALFDRLVGLVNDVGLLAEEYDPGEGRMAGNFPQAFSHLALVRAAFDLADASTTG; from the coding sequence CCCCGCCTGCCTGGCAGCCCTGCTCGGCACCGAGGAGCACGGCTTCTGGCAGTTCGAGCCGGTGGGTGACTACGCCGTCGAGCGGCGCTACGTCGGTGACTCCGCGGTGCTCGAGACCACCTTCCGCACCGAGGACGGCGAGGCGACGCTGACCGACCTGATGCCGCACACCGCCGGCCGCGCCGACGTGGTCCGGGTGCTGTGGGGCGTCAAGGGCCGCGTTCGGTTCACGCACACGTGGCGGGTGCGGATGGACTACGGCCACGTCCGTCCGTGGGTGCGCCGCGCGGAGGCCGGCGGTGAGCCGGTCATCACGGCGATCGCCGGCCCCGACACCCTCGTGCTGCGCGGCCCCGACCTCCCGGTCGCGGTCGACCACACGCACCAGGGCGAGGTCGAGGTCGAGGAGGGCCACGAGCTGCGCTTCTCGATGACCTGGATCCCCTCCCACCGCTCGCTGGAGGACCTCGCCGCCCACGAGGACGTCATCAACAAGACCGTCGAGGCCGACGAGGGGTGGGTCGACGCCTGCCGCGACGACCTGCCGCACCTCGAGGTCGTCAAGCGCTCGCTGCTCACCCTGCGCCTGATGACCCACGAGGAGACCGGCGGCATCGTCGCGGCACCGACGACCTCGCTGCCCGAGTGCTTCGGCGGCACGCGCAACTGGGACTACCGCTACTGCTGGCTCCGCGACGCCGCTCTCACCCTCGGCGCGCTGATCGAGGCGGGTTTCACCGACGAGGCCACGCTGTGGCGCGACTGGCTGCTGCGCGCCGTCGCCGGCGACCCCGAGGACCTGCAGATCATGTACGGCGTCGACGGCGCCCGACGGCTGCCCGAGATCGAGCTCGACCACCTGCCCGGCTACGAGGGCTCCACCCCCGTGCGCGTCGGCAACGACGCCGTCGGCCAGCTCCAGCACGACGTCTTCGGCGAGGTGATGGACGCGCTGGCCCGGGTGCGCGAGCACGCCACCGACCCCGACGGCAACGCCTGGTCGCTCCAACGGGCGCTGGTCGGCTCCCTGCTCGAGCACTGGGAGGAGCCGGACCGGGGCATCTGGGAGATCCGGGGCGAGCCGCAGCACTTCACCCACTCCAAGGCGATGGCCTGGGTCGCGGTCGACCGCGCCGTCCGTGCCGTGGAGACCTACGGCCTCGAGGGCGACGTCGAGCGGTGGCGGGAGGTCCGCGACCGCGTGCGCGCGGAGGTGCTCGAGCACGGGTACGACGAGGAGCGCGGCACGTTCGTCCAGCACTACGGCAGCTCCGAGGTCGACGCCTCCCTGCTGCAGCTGGCCGCCTTCGGGTTCATCGAGGGCGACGACCCCCGGATGCTCGGCACCATCCGCGCCATCGAGGAGGACCTGATGCGCGACGGCCTCGTCCTGCGCTACCGCACCTCCTCGGGTGTCGACGGCATCGAGTGCGACGAGCACCCGTTCCTGGCCTGCTCGTTCTGGCTGGTCTCCGCCTACGCCGCCGCCGGCCGCGTCGACGACGCCCACGCCCTCTTCGACCGGCTCGTCGGTCTGGTCAACGACGTCGGCCTGCTCGCCGAGGAGTACGACCCCGGCGAGGGCCGGATGGCCGGCAACTTCCCCCAGGCCTTCAGCCACCTCGCGCTGGTCCGCGCCGCCTTCGACCTCGCCGACGCCTCCACCACCGGCTGA